The DNA region GTCGTCCGGCATGCGATTCAAAAACACAATCGCGCTTTCAATCGCATCGGAATAGGCGTTCGAACCGTACTTGCGCCCGCTGCCGTCGGGATCGTCGAGATACGTCGGCTTATCGGCGACGGCTTTCATGGTACGTTTCGTCGCGTCGAGGAAGCGTTGCTCGCCGGTGATGAGATACGCCGTGTAGACGCCGTTGAAGAGGTAGCCCCAGCAGTGGGCGTGCCGCGCATCGAGCACCGACCGATCCCGCACGGACAGCGCCGACACCCACACGCCGTCGTCGTTCAGTCCCACGTCAAGCAGGACATTTACCAACGCAGCGAGCGCAGCCGAGTATTTCTCGTAGTCCGTGTGTTTGGTCTCTTTCAAATACGTCACGAACTCCGACAGTCCCGCGACTATCTCGTTGCCATGGTCGCTGAGCACAAACCGGTCCGACGCGGGCTGACCGGTCTGGAGGTCCCACAAGTGCGCGGGAAGCCCGTTCGATTTGGGGATTACTTCCTCGAAATAGAAGCGCGTGATCGCGAGCCCTTGGCCGACGTAACGCGGGTCGTGCGTTTCAAACGCCAGCCGCGAGAGTGCCTGCAGGAATTCGCCGTTGATCTCGGCGCTCAGCGACGGCACACGGCCGTGCGGCGTTTCGTACGGCGCGTTCGCGATGACATCATCCGCCATTCCGATCATTCGCGCGTACCAGCCGTGATGGCCCAGGAGTTCGGTCAGGGGCAGGAGCCCATCCTTAATGTACTCGCAGGACCCGAACATGATGTTGTCGAGGTTCACGCCCTTCGCCTCGAACCCCTGCCCGCCCGGCAGGACGTTGTCCGACAGGCGGCCGACGCGTGTCGAATGGAGCAGCTCGTTGCGCAGGATGGCCTGCATTTCGTTCTCGTACGCCGCGCGATCGGTGTAGTACGCGGCCATGATTAGGAACGGGTACAGGTCCGCCGCCGAATCGCGGACATACCACGTGTTGTCCCCGCCGCGCCGTGGGAGCAGTCCGGTGACGGGGTCGATTCGCTTCAGGTACGCGTGCAGCACGCGGTTCGAACGCTGAAGCGCCCCCTGTGCTTGCGCGGCATTGCGCCGGCAGACGGCGAAGTCCTGCGCGCATAGCACGCAGGGAAAAGTCAATAGTAGGCATATTGCGGGCGGAATAAAGCGATGGCGGCGCATACCGCTTCCTCCTCTCCGGGAGTGGACGTGTTGGCCGAGCATAACATCTCGGCGACGACAAGAGTGAATGTCCGCAACTGTGCGTTGGCAATGGATACAAGAATGCACTACACTAAGCAAACCCCGGTAGTTGGCGGACCTGCATGTGCTGTTTCAATTGTCCGGGGACACCCAAGTTTCGTGGAGAATTCACCATGTTTCGCGGCTCCATTGTCGCGCTTGCGACACCGTTCAAGCCGAATTACGACATCGATTTCGACGCCTACGCGCGGCTGATCGAATTTCAGCTCGATCAGGGCACCGACGGCATTGTGCCGTGCGGGTGCACGGGCGAGGCGGCGACGCTCGCGCACGCCGAGCAGGAGCAGATCATCAAGTTCTGCATCGAGAAGGTGGCAGGCCGGGTGCCGGTCATCGCGGGCACGGGCTCGAACAACACGAAGGAGGCGCTGTCGCTGACACGCTACGCGAAGGAAGTGGGCGCGGACGGCGCGCTGCTCATCACGCCGTATTACAACAAGCCGACGCCCGCGGGCCAGATCGCTCACTACAAACTCATTGCGGAAGAAACCGGCATCCCGATCATGCTCTACAACGTGCCGAGCCGCACGGGCACGAACATCCTGCCGGAAACTGTTGCGGAAATGGCGAAGGTTTCGAACATCGTCGCGATCAAGGAAGCGGCGGGCAGCGTGGACCAAGTGTCCGCGATCAAGAGCCTGTGCGACATCACCGTGTTGTCCGGCGATGACTCGCTCACGCTGCCGATGATGGCCGTGGGCGCGACGGGCGTCGTGTCCGTGGCGGCAAACGTCGCACCCGGGCCGATTGCGCAGATGTGCGCGGAGTTCGACAAGGGCAACTTGGCCGAGGCGCAGCGGCTGCACTTCGAATTGCTGCCGCTGTTCAAGGCCCTCTTCCTCGAGACCAACCCGATTCCCGTGAAGGCGGCCCTCGCGCGTATGGGACTCATCGAGAATGTGCTGCGCCTGCCGCTCACGCCGATGCGCGAAGAGCCGTTCGCGAAACTCGACCGGGTGCTCGCACAGTTGCCTTCGTTACAGGTCGCCGCGCAGTGAAAATCTGCATGGCGGGCGCCTGCGGGCGCATGGGACGGCGCATCCTCGATATTGCGCTGGCCGAGGGCATCGAGGTTGGCGGCGCGTTCGACACGCCGGCGATGGCCGGCATGGAGTTGGTCGTCGGTGCGGACATGCACAAGCCGCGTATCATCACCGTCGGCGGCGATGCGGGTACCGAGATTGCCAAGTCCGACGTGCTCATAGATTTCACGTTGGCGGAGGCATGCGTGGGCAATGTGCGCGCCGCGGCGAACCATCTGCGCCCGGCCGTCGTTGGAACGACGGGCCTGAACGACGCGCAAAAAGCGGAACTGAAGTCATACGCGAATAAGATCGCAATCGTTTACGCGCCGAATATGAGTGTCGGCGTGAATCTGCTGTTCAAACTCACCAGTGAAGTCGCATCAATCCTCGGCCTCGACTACAACATCGAGATTACGGAAATCCATCACAACCAAAAGAAGGACAGCCCCAGCGGCACCGCCGTCCACCTTGCGGAACGCGCCGCCGAAGCGCTCGGCCTCAACTACGCGGAAGACACCGCACACGGCCGCACCGGCATGGTCGGCGCGCGCCCGACGCGGGAAATCGGCGTGCACTCCCTGCGCGGCGGCGACGTCGTCGGCGAACACACCGTCAGCTTCGTGGGGCAGGGCGAACGGATCGAACTCACGCACAAGGCGCACAATCGCGACAATTTCGCGCGCGGCGCCCTGCGCGCCGCAAAATTCGCGCTGCACGCCAAACCCGGAATTTACGACATGCAGGACGTCCTCGGCCTGCGCTAGAGCGTTTCAAGGTCGGCTGCACCGCGTGCTCGTGCTCGTGAGTCGCCATCGTACTCGATCTTATCGAGGATCGAGTGTGAGTACGATGACGACTCACGAGCACGAGCACGAAACAGACGGTGTGCTCAAACTTGAATTGCTCTAGTCGCGCTGGGACCGCTCGTGTGGCCGCGGCTCTCGCTACGAGTGGTCGCCCGTTTATTGTTGCGCCATTCTTCTGTCGAAACTATCTTCGATGGAATTTGAAATGACGATTATCCGATCCGGCAAACAGCGTCTTTACATCCTTGTTTTGGCGGGTATTCTGCTCATCGCTGGCACATTGGCGTACATCCGCTACTTCGCGACTTTTCGCTTTTGGCTGCCGCCCCCGGTTGGCGATGGCGCCGCCGGCCCAAGCGTGGCGCGGGAGCCGTTCGAACATCCATGGACAACCGGGAACGTTGTGCTTTTGGGCATTGGCG from Candidatus Hydrogenedentota bacterium includes:
- a CDS encoding 4-hydroxy-tetrahydrodipicolinate synthase, giving the protein MFRGSIVALATPFKPNYDIDFDAYARLIEFQLDQGTDGIVPCGCTGEAATLAHAEQEQIIKFCIEKVAGRVPVIAGTGSNNTKEALSLTRYAKEVGADGALLITPYYNKPTPAGQIAHYKLIAEETGIPIMLYNVPSRTGTNILPETVAEMAKVSNIVAIKEAAGSVDQVSAIKSLCDITVLSGDDSLTLPMMAVGATGVVSVAANVAPGPIAQMCAEFDKGNLAEAQRLHFELLPLFKALFLETNPIPVKAALARMGLIENVLRLPLTPMREEPFAKLDRVLAQLPSLQVAAQ
- a CDS encoding 4-hydroxy-tetrahydrodipicolinate reductase — protein: MAGACGRMGRRILDIALAEGIEVGGAFDTPAMAGMELVVGADMHKPRIITVGGDAGTEIAKSDVLIDFTLAEACVGNVRAAANHLRPAVVGTTGLNDAQKAELKSYANKIAIVYAPNMSVGVNLLFKLTSEVASILGLDYNIEITEIHHNQKKDSPSGTAVHLAERAAEALGLNYAEDTAHGRTGMVGARPTREIGVHSLRGGDVVGEHTVSFVGQGERIELTHKAHNRDNFARGALRAAKFALHAKPGIYDMQDVLGLR